The following proteins come from a genomic window of Paenibacillus sp. CAA11:
- a CDS encoding DUF5665 domain-containing protein: MNKRINAIYELTLYWTRELEKSRIADYTQLLHRPIKLIWLNLLSGTARGVGIAIGFTFFAATIIYVLQVLGALNLPIIGDYIADLVRIVQRQMELNTY; this comes from the coding sequence ATGAACAAGAGAATAAACGCTATATATGAGCTCACGTTGTATTGGACTCGCGAATTAGAGAAGTCCCGTATTGCAGACTATACCCAGCTGCTGCATCGCCCCATAAAGTTAATTTGGCTGAATTTGCTGTCCGGAACTGCGCGCGGAGTAGGGATCGCCATCGGCTTTACCTTTTTTGCTGCCACAATTATATATGTGTTACAGGTGCTGGGGGCCTTGAATCTCCCTATTATTGGGGATTACATTGCCGATCTCGTCCGTATTGTCCAACGCCAAATGGAGCTCAATACTTATTAG
- the ileS gene encoding isoleucine--tRNA ligase has protein sequence MKLQKVDVKEKARAREQRILAKWQGEDTFKRSIENRKGRPNYVFFEGPPTANGKPHIGHVLGRVIKDFIGRYQTMNGYRVVRKAGWDTHGLPVELGVEKQLGISGKHEIENYGIEEFVKKCKASVFEYEKQWRELTEAIGYWTDLDHPYITMDNNYIESVWNILSTIHGKGLLYRGHRVSPYCPSCQTTLSSHEVAQGYEDVKDLSATAKFKLKDSGEYVLAWTTTPWTLPANSALAVNPKLEYARVKQGEEVYIVAKNLAESVLKGDYEILSTMPGADLVGRAYIAPFDYIHPENGLKVLGADFVTESSGTGIVHMAPAHGEDDYKTCREHGVEFINVVDSRGRYTDRVSDLAGRFVKDGEVDIEIVKMLSERGLLYSKEKYEHSYPFCWRCKTPLLYYAMDSWFIKTTAVKEQLIANNNTVQWYPEHIREGRFGKFLDDLVDWNISRNRYWGTPLNVWVCEATGKEYAPSSIADLRERAVGDVPEDIELHKPYVDQIKLKSPFQEGAVMTRTPEVIDVWFDSGSMPFAQQHFPFENEEGFADQYPADMICEGIDQTRGWFYSLLAVSTLYNGKAPYKAVIATGHVLDENGQKMSKSKGNVIDPWDIIEEYGTDAFRWALLSDSAPWNSKRFSKGIVAEAKSKVIDTLVNTHSFLALYANIDGYQPEAHPYRPSENKLDRWILSRVNSLILTVEKGLAVNDFLNPAKAIEGFIDELSNWYIRRSRDRFWGEGLQDDKLSAYQTLTQVLLTLAKLMAPYTPMLSEDIFNNLGGGESVHFADYPKADETLIDKMLEADMETARQIVELARNVRNETGIKTRQPLSSLIVSIDHSFNVGDYEEIIKEEINVKNLEIESTDSGFVDFTLKLNLKVAGKKYGKNVGFLQGLFKNMSPEDTRQVVDSGVLRVTSPEGEALEVTSEELLVEKQAKEGFASASGYGITVALNTDITPELEQEGWVREVVRAVQDTRKKLDLAIEKRVNLTLKVDDQLKSAIEAFEQVLRENVLVNEVSFGEKEPMELVDLGSKQIGVHIAE, from the coding sequence ATGAAATTGCAAAAAGTGGATGTGAAAGAGAAGGCGCGGGCACGTGAACAACGCATCTTGGCGAAATGGCAGGGTGAAGATACGTTCAAGCGCAGTATCGAGAATCGTAAGGGACGGCCGAATTATGTGTTCTTCGAAGGCCCGCCTACTGCAAACGGGAAGCCTCATATTGGCCACGTTCTTGGACGGGTAATCAAGGATTTTATCGGCCGCTATCAGACGATGAACGGCTACCGTGTAGTCCGCAAAGCGGGTTGGGATACGCATGGGCTGCCCGTGGAGCTCGGGGTTGAGAAGCAGCTTGGCATCTCCGGCAAGCATGAAATCGAGAACTATGGTATTGAAGAATTTGTGAAGAAATGTAAGGCAAGCGTGTTCGAATATGAGAAGCAATGGCGTGAGCTTACGGAAGCGATCGGTTACTGGACAGATCTCGATCATCCATACATCACCATGGATAACAACTATATCGAAAGCGTGTGGAATATTCTTTCGACGATCCATGGCAAAGGCCTGCTCTATCGTGGACACCGGGTAAGCCCATATTGTCCTAGCTGCCAAACTACGCTGAGCTCTCATGAAGTAGCCCAAGGCTACGAAGATGTGAAGGATCTCAGTGCGACGGCCAAATTCAAGCTGAAGGACAGCGGAGAATATGTTCTCGCCTGGACAACTACGCCTTGGACGCTGCCGGCGAATTCCGCTTTGGCGGTGAATCCTAAGCTGGAATACGCTCGTGTCAAGCAAGGGGAAGAAGTTTATATTGTAGCTAAAAATCTTGCCGAGAGTGTGCTTAAAGGAGACTACGAAATTCTCTCCACCATGCCGGGAGCTGACCTCGTAGGCAGAGCTTATATTGCTCCATTTGATTACATTCATCCAGAGAATGGGCTAAAAGTGCTCGGCGCTGATTTTGTTACTGAATCAAGCGGTACAGGTATTGTCCACATGGCACCTGCTCATGGTGAAGATGACTATAAGACCTGCCGTGAGCATGGAGTTGAATTCATTAATGTGGTAGACAGCCGCGGCCGTTACACGGATCGTGTATCGGATTTGGCCGGACGCTTCGTCAAAGACGGCGAAGTGGATATTGAAATTGTGAAGATGCTGTCCGAGCGGGGCCTGCTGTATAGCAAAGAAAAGTATGAGCATAGCTATCCGTTCTGCTGGCGCTGTAAAACACCGCTTCTCTACTATGCAATGGACAGCTGGTTTATCAAGACTACGGCCGTTAAGGAGCAGCTGATTGCGAACAACAATACAGTTCAGTGGTATCCTGAGCATATCCGTGAAGGTCGGTTTGGCAAGTTCCTCGATGACTTGGTGGACTGGAATATCAGCCGTAACCGCTACTGGGGGACTCCGCTGAACGTATGGGTATGTGAGGCGACAGGCAAAGAGTATGCGCCTAGCAGCATTGCTGACCTGCGTGAGCGCGCGGTTGGAGATGTCCCAGAGGACATTGAGCTGCACAAGCCGTATGTGGACCAGATTAAACTGAAGTCCCCGTTCCAGGAAGGCGCCGTGATGACAAGAACGCCGGAAGTGATCGACGTATGGTTCGACAGCGGCTCGATGCCATTCGCACAGCAGCACTTTCCGTTCGAGAATGAAGAAGGCTTTGCCGATCAATATCCTGCGGATATGATCTGTGAGGGGATCGACCAGACTCGCGGATGGTTCTACAGCTTACTTGCTGTATCTACGCTCTACAACGGTAAGGCTCCATACAAAGCTGTAATTGCAACAGGGCATGTGCTGGATGAGAACGGCCAGAAGATGTCTAAATCTAAAGGCAATGTAATTGATCCGTGGGATATCATTGAAGAGTACGGTACCGATGCGTTCAGATGGGCGCTCTTGTCGGACAGTGCGCCTTGGAACAGCAAACGCTTCTCCAAAGGAATTGTGGCAGAGGCTAAATCCAAGGTAATTGACACTCTGGTAAATACACATTCCTTCCTGGCGCTGTATGCCAATATTGACGGATATCAGCCGGAAGCTCATCCGTATCGCCCTTCCGAGAATAAGCTGGACCGCTGGATTCTGTCCCGGGTTAACAGCTTGATTCTGACCGTTGAGAAAGGCCTTGCCGTCAATGACTTCCTGAATCCTGCCAAAGCGATCGAAGGCTTTATCGATGAGCTGAGCAACTGGTATATCCGGCGTTCGCGTGACCGCTTCTGGGGCGAAGGACTGCAGGATGACAAGCTTTCGGCATATCAGACGCTGACCCAGGTTCTGCTTACTTTGGCGAAGTTAATGGCACCATATACGCCTATGCTGTCTGAAGATATCTTCAATAATCTAGGCGGCGGGGAAAGTGTTCATTTTGCCGATTATCCGAAGGCCGATGAGACGCTGATCGACAAGATGCTTGAGGCGGATATGGAGACCGCTCGTCAAATTGTTGAGCTTGCTCGTAACGTTCGGAATGAAACGGGAATTAAAACACGCCAGCCTTTGTCTAGCTTGATTGTATCCATTGATCACAGCTTCAATGTGGGAGATTATGAAGAGATTATCAAAGAAGAAATTAATGTAAAGAATCTGGAAATTGAATCCACCGACAGCGGATTCGTAGATTTCACACTGAAGCTTAACCTTAAGGTTGCCGGTAAGAAGTATGGAAAAAATGTAGGTTTCTTGCAGGGCCTCTTTAAAAATATGTCTCCAGAGGATACACGCCAGGTTGTTGATAGCGGAGTGCTTCGTGTAACCTCCCCTGAAGGAGAGGCACTTGAAGTGACCTCAGAAGAGCTGTTAGTTGAGAAACAGGCTAAAGAGGGCTTTGCTTCCGCTTCAGGCTATGGTATTACGGTGGCGCTGAATACAGATATCACGCCAGAGCTTGAGCAGGAAGGCTGGGTTCGTGAAGTGGTTCGGGCCGTTCAGGATACCCGCAAGAAGCTTGATTTGGCAATCGAGAAACGGGTTAATCTGACACTTAAGGTTGATGATCAGCTGAAATCAGCGATCGAGGCTTTTGAACAGGTGCTGCGTGAAAATGTGCTTGTTAATGAGGTTAGCTTTGGAGAGAAAGAGCCCATGGAGCTGGTAGACCTGGGTTCCAAGCAAATTGGAGTCCATATCGCGGAATGA
- a CDS encoding DivIVA domain-containing protein, translating to MPLTPLDIHNKEFSRRLRGYDEDEVNEFLDQVIKDYESVIRENKELQNQLLTVQEKLDHFANIEETLSKTIIVAQEAADEVRNNAKKEAQLILKEAEKNADRIVNEALAKSRRVSLEVEELKKQASIYRARFRTLVEAQLELLTQESWESLEDRNIEREVKEIY from the coding sequence ATGCCATTAACACCGCTGGACATACATAACAAGGAGTTCTCTCGCAGACTTCGGGGTTATGATGAGGACGAGGTGAACGAGTTCCTCGATCAAGTGATCAAGGATTACGAGAGTGTTATTCGAGAGAACAAGGAACTGCAGAACCAGCTGTTGACGGTACAGGAGAAGCTGGACCATTTTGCAAATATTGAGGAAACCCTGAGCAAGACGATTATCGTTGCGCAGGAAGCGGCCGATGAGGTTAGAAACAATGCGAAGAAAGAGGCTCAGCTAATTCTCAAGGAAGCAGAGAAGAATGCGGATCGCATTGTGAATGAGGCGTTGGCTAAATCACGCCGGGTTTCTCTGGAAGTAGAGGAGCTGAAGAAGCAGGCTTCTATCTACCGTGCCAGATTCCGGACACTTGTGGAAGCTCAGTTGGAGTTGCTTACCCAGGAGAGCTGGGAATCTCTTGAAGACCGCAACATCGAGCGTGAAGTGAAGGAGATTTATTAG
- a CDS encoding YlmH family RNA-binding protein, producing MGHDIYEHFHPDERQFVDRAWEWVTNAGDYHEMKLTDFLDPRQAFILESLVNRHPDAAIQLSGGYEGAERKRALVAPDYRDLAAESLSLAVLSISSEDSRIDELDHGDYLGSILGLGLKRDKIGDIHVHEDGCHVVIAEEIGAFLTTHLHQVHRLSVYSELISPEELRVSSVHLEPLDLTVASLRLDGIVSDVYRLSRSKVLIPIRAGRCRVNWKAEEDPSKPLKAGDVVSLQGFGRFKVLELDGLTKKGRYRVKIGKFV from the coding sequence ATGGGACATGACATCTATGAACATTTTCATCCAGATGAACGCCAATTTGTAGACCGGGCATGGGAATGGGTTACAAATGCAGGGGATTATCATGAAATGAAGCTGACCGATTTTCTGGATCCCCGGCAAGCGTTTATCCTGGAGAGTCTCGTTAACCGTCATCCTGATGCAGCTATCCAGCTGTCCGGCGGATATGAAGGTGCGGAGCGTAAGCGGGCGCTGGTTGCGCCGGATTACCGTGACTTGGCTGCAGAATCGTTGTCCCTGGCTGTATTGTCAATCTCTTCGGAGGATTCCAGAATAGATGAGCTAGATCATGGCGACTATTTAGGCTCGATTTTAGGCCTTGGCTTAAAACGGGACAAGATTGGTGATATCCATGTGCATGAAGATGGCTGTCATGTAGTCATTGCCGAAGAGATAGGGGCTTTCTTAACAACACATTTGCATCAGGTTCACCGTTTATCCGTATATAGCGAGCTGATCAGTCCGGAGGAGCTGCGCGTCTCATCCGTACATTTAGAGCCGCTGGATTTAACGGTGGCTTCTTTACGTTTGGATGGCATTGTGAGTGATGTATACCGGTTAAGCCGTAGCAAGGTTTTAATTCCAATCCGAGCAGGCCGCTGTCGTGTGAACTGGAAGGCTGAAGAGGATCCTTCCAAGCCGCTAAAAGCGGGAGATGTCGTTTCACTTCAGGGATTCGGGCGCTTTAAAGTGCTTGAATTGGACGGTCTGACGAAAAAGGGCAGGTACCGCGTGAAAATCGGAAAATTTGTATAA
- a CDS encoding YggT family protein: MSFDLISFIALLTTIYSYMIIIYVLMSWVPSIQESFIGEMLGKMVEPFLTPFRRFIPPIMGMIDISPIVALFALRFASYGLSSILIRMMG; encoded by the coding sequence TTGAGCTTTGATTTAATTAGCTTTATTGCGCTATTAACTACGATTTATTCTTATATGATCATTATTTACGTGCTGATGTCATGGGTACCGAGCATTCAGGAGAGCTTTATCGGTGAGATGCTTGGCAAGATGGTGGAACCGTTTCTAACGCCGTTCCGCAGATTCATTCCGCCGATTATGGGCATGATTGATATTTCGCCGATCGTTGCTTTGTTTGCTCTTCGCTTTGCGTCGTACGGCTTATCTTCAATTTTAATTCGTATGATGGGGTAG
- a CDS encoding cell division protein SepF, translated as MGVMNRFMNFFGLQEEEEVVEREKLSGTEEQEIETPGFEPRRNQKGSNVVSIHSQKNVKVILYEPRSYDEAQEIADHLRSHRSVVVNLQRVRNDQALRIIDFLSGTVYALSGSISKIGGNIFLCTPDTVEIQGSITEILAEEQDYNRMR; from the coding sequence ATGGGTGTTATGAACCGCTTTATGAACTTCTTTGGTTTACAGGAAGAAGAGGAAGTTGTAGAACGCGAGAAACTTTCCGGGACAGAGGAGCAGGAAATTGAAACCCCTGGCTTCGAACCCCGTAGAAATCAGAAGGGGAGCAATGTGGTCAGCATTCATTCCCAGAAGAATGTCAAAGTAATTCTGTATGAACCGCGCTCTTACGACGAAGCGCAGGAGATCGCCGACCATCTGCGTTCTCACCGTTCCGTTGTAGTGAATCTTCAACGCGTTAGAAACGATCAGGCGCTGCGGATTATCGACTTCCTTAGCGGTACAGTTTATGCGCTTAGCGGAAGCATTTCCAAGATCGGCGGCAATATCTTCTTGTGCACGCCGGATACTGTTGAAATTCAAGGCTCCATCACAGAGATACTTGCGGAGGAACAAGACTATAACAGAATGAGGTGA
- a CDS encoding YggS family pyridoxal phosphate-dependent enzyme, translating into MSLKERIDQVEARISKACEASGRSREDINLVAVTKYVSAAETAAVLQAGLTHIGENRVSVAVPKWEALNGQGIWHFIGSLQSKKVKDVIGKFAYIHSLDRMSLAQELEKRAGAAGQVVKAFIQINISGEQSKQGLTPEEAPAFLKDTASLQHLDIVGLMTMAPFEAEPEHTRPVFRGLRELRDELNRMAITRQPMTELSMGMSNDFEVAIEEGATWLRLGSLLVGKGEVS; encoded by the coding sequence TTGTCGCTCAAGGAACGGATAGATCAGGTAGAAGCAAGGATCAGCAAGGCTTGCGAAGCAAGCGGCAGATCCCGTGAAGACATTAACCTAGTGGCGGTGACCAAATACGTCTCGGCAGCTGAGACGGCTGCGGTTCTCCAGGCGGGACTTACCCATATAGGCGAGAACAGGGTTTCTGTAGCTGTACCCAAATGGGAAGCGCTAAACGGGCAAGGGATATGGCATTTTATCGGCAGTCTGCAAAGTAAGAAAGTTAAAGATGTCATCGGAAAATTTGCATATATACATTCGCTGGATCGAATGTCTCTGGCTCAGGAGTTGGAGAAACGGGCAGGAGCTGCAGGCCAGGTGGTCAAGGCTTTTATTCAGATCAATATCTCCGGCGAGCAGAGCAAGCAGGGATTAACCCCTGAAGAGGCTCCCGCATTTCTGAAGGACACAGCTTCTCTTCAGCATTTGGACATCGTGGGGCTGATGACCATGGCTCCCTTTGAGGCGGAGCCCGAGCATACACGCCCCGTATTCCGGGGGCTTCGGGAGCTTAGGGACGAACTGAACCGTATGGCCATCACCAGACAGCCGATGACCGAGCTGTCGATGGGGATGTCGAATGATTTTGAAGTGGCGATTGAAGAAGGGGCAACCTGGCTGCGTCTTGGGTCTCTTTTAGTCGGGAAAGGAGAGGTTTCTTAA
- the pgeF gene encoding peptidoglycan editing factor PgeF: MEPFVRRSYDHIEKEKAVELFELEGWNAENGWLSAGFTGRHGGGSKVPYESFNLALHVGDHPEDVLENRVLLEQELGFEPGAWTCGEQTHGTQIAIVTDEDRGKGRMDRESAFQQTDGLVTNVPGILLTSFYADCVPLYFLDPVHRVVGLAHAGWKGTVGEIAAKMIAVMEQAYGSRREEIRTAIGPSIGSCCYEVDEAVITRVRPVLDQAGLQEIAAEPVFRESQNQGRKMLNLKELNRIIMIKAGILPTHIECTTWCTSCHNTHFFSYRKENGVTGRMASWIGMKER; this comes from the coding sequence ATGGAGCCGTTTGTTAGGAGAAGTTATGATCATATAGAGAAAGAGAAGGCTGTGGAGCTTTTTGAACTGGAGGGCTGGAACGCAGAGAACGGTTGGCTAAGCGCGGGATTTACGGGTCGGCACGGGGGAGGATCTAAAGTACCCTATGAAAGCTTCAATCTGGCGCTCCATGTTGGCGACCATCCGGAGGATGTTCTGGAGAACCGCGTGCTGCTTGAACAGGAGCTTGGGTTTGAACCGGGGGCCTGGACCTGCGGGGAACAAACGCACGGGACACAGATAGCGATCGTAACCGACGAAGACCGCGGTAAAGGGCGAATGGATCGAGAGAGCGCGTTTCAGCAGACCGATGGGCTGGTTACTAATGTTCCAGGTATTCTGCTGACTTCTTTTTATGCAGACTGTGTTCCGCTCTATTTCCTCGATCCTGTTCATCGAGTGGTCGGTCTTGCTCATGCAGGCTGGAAGGGCACGGTAGGGGAGATTGCCGCCAAGATGATCGCAGTAATGGAGCAGGCTTATGGCAGCCGGCGCGAGGAGATAAGAACAGCGATCGGGCCTTCGATTGGCAGCTGCTGCTATGAGGTGGATGAAGCGGTGATAACCCGGGTAAGACCTGTGCTGGATCAGGCAGGCCTTCAGGAAATCGCAGCCGAGCCCGTGTTCAGAGAGTCTCAAAATCAAGGGCGTAAGATGCTGAACTTGAAAGAATTGAATCGAATTATTATGATAAAAGCAGGAATCCTGCCGACCCATATCGAATGTACTACATGGTGTACAAGCTGTCACAATACTCATTTCTTCTCCTATCGCAAGGAGAACGGAGTGACGGGAAGAATGGCGAGCTGGATTGGCATGAAGGAGAGGTGA
- a CDS encoding YlmC/YmxH family sporulation protein, with translation MKISDFQAKDVINVVDGKRLGQISDLELDLHKGIIEAIVVPGYSKFMGLFGGGDDLIIPWKNIVKIGADVVLVKMEEARLNRVQEAEVISYSERDARLDRRSY, from the coding sequence ATGAAGATATCGGATTTTCAGGCGAAGGATGTTATCAATGTGGTTGACGGAAAGCGGCTCGGGCAAATCAGTGATCTCGAGCTTGATCTTCATAAAGGGATTATTGAAGCCATCGTTGTGCCTGGCTACAGTAAATTCATGGGCCTGTTCGGCGGGGGAGACGATCTGATTATTCCATGGAAGAATATCGTGAAGATCGGAGCAGATGTTGTTCTGGTCAAAATGGAAGAGGCGCGTCTGAACAGGGTACAGGAAGCAGAGGTTATCTCTTATTCAGAAAGGGATGCACGCCTGGACCGCAGAAGCTACTAA
- the sigG gene encoding RNA polymerase sporulation sigma factor SigG, protein MTRNKVEICGVDTAKLPVLTNAEMRELFHSLQQDHVRSAREKLVNGNLRLVLSVIQRFNNRGEYVDDLFQVGCIGLMKAIDNFDLSQNVKFSTYAVPMIIGEIRRYLRDNNPIRVSRSLRDIAYKALQMRDSLTNQNSREPTVFEISAAMGLPKEDVVFALDAIQDPVSLFEPIYHDGGDPIYVMDQISDDRNKDVSWIEGIALREAMQRLGRREKMILSMRFFEGKTQMEVADEIGISQAQVSRLEKSAILQMQKHVKS, encoded by the coding sequence ATGACCCGTAACAAAGTCGAGATCTGCGGTGTGGATACCGCAAAGCTTCCTGTGCTTACCAATGCAGAAATGCGTGAATTGTTCCACTCATTACAGCAAGACCACGTGCGTTCAGCTAGGGAAAAATTGGTTAACGGGAATCTCCGGCTCGTGCTGAGCGTCATCCAACGATTCAACAATCGGGGAGAGTATGTTGACGATTTGTTCCAAGTGGGCTGTATTGGACTTATGAAGGCCATTGATAACTTTGACCTGTCGCAAAATGTGAAATTCTCTACCTATGCTGTGCCGATGATTATTGGTGAGATCAGGCGCTATTTACGTGACAACAACCCGATTCGTGTCTCAAGGTCATTGCGGGACATTGCCTATAAGGCATTGCAGATGCGTGACAGCCTGACCAATCAGAATTCGCGAGAGCCTACGGTTTTTGAGATTTCGGCCGCAATGGGCTTGCCCAAAGAGGATGTAGTGTTTGCTTTGGATGCCATCCAGGACCCGGTATCCCTATTTGAACCGATATACCATGACGGCGGGGATCCCATTTATGTGATGGATCAGATCAGCGATGACCGCAACAAGGATGTATCCTGGATTGAGGGGATTGCCCTCCGTGAAGCCATGCAAAGGCTGGGACGCCGGGAGAAAATGATTCTGTCCATGAGGTTCTTTGAAGGAAAGACCCAGATGGAAGTTGCCGATGAGATCGGTATCTCGCAGGCCCAGGTCTCAAGGCTTGAGAAATCCGCCATTTTACAGATGCAAAAGCACGTTAAATCTTAG
- the sigE gene encoding RNA polymerase sporulation sigma factor SigE, whose amino-acid sequence MRMNLRLRLQLQYYRLLFLFGLKSEEIYYIGGSEALPPPLTREEEEFLLQKLPSGDSAIRSVLIERNLRLVVYIARKFENTGINIEDLVSIGAIGLIKAVNTFDPEKKIKLATYASRCIENEILMYLRRNNKIRSEVSFDEPLNIDWDGNELLLSDVLGTENDTIYRNIEEQVDRKLLHKALDKLTERERMIMELRFGLQGGEEKTQKDVADLLGISQSYISRLEKRIIKRLRKEFNKMV is encoded by the coding sequence ATGCGCATGAATTTGAGGCTGCGGCTGCAGCTCCAGTACTATCGATTGCTCTTTTTGTTTGGACTTAAGAGTGAGGAGATTTACTATATTGGGGGTAGTGAAGCGCTGCCGCCTCCGCTGACCCGTGAGGAAGAAGAATTTCTGCTGCAGAAGCTGCCCTCGGGGGACTCGGCAATTCGATCGGTGCTGATTGAGCGGAACTTGCGCCTGGTTGTCTACATTGCCAGAAAATTTGAGAACACAGGTATTAACATTGAAGATCTGGTCTCGATCGGAGCGATTGGTCTGATCAAGGCTGTGAATACGTTTGATCCTGAGAAGAAAATCAAGCTGGCTACTTATGCTTCTAGGTGCATAGAGAATGAAATTTTAATGTATTTGCGGCGCAATAACAAAATCCGGTCCGAGGTTTCTTTTGATGAACCGCTGAATATTGATTGGGACGGAAATGAACTGCTGCTGTCCGATGTTCTCGGTACTGAGAACGATACGATCTATCGGAATATTGAAGAACAGGTGGACCGCAAGCTGCTGCACAAAGCCCTTGATAAGCTGACAGAACGAGAAAGAATGATTATGGAACTCCGTTTTGGCCTTCAAGGCGGAGAAGAGAAGACGCAGAAGGACGTTGCCGATTTGCTGGGCATCTCCCAGTCCTACATATCGCGGCTTGAGAAGCGGATTATTAAACGGCTGCGTAAAGAATTCAACAAAATGGTATAA
- the spoIIGA gene encoding sigma-E processing peptidase SpoIIGA → MVVYIDLIFMTNLLIDGALLLVTAWMRRQRVRVWRILFASVLGALYVLMMFLPELSFLFTFLTKFIFSVVMLWIAFGFRSLQNYLRNLGAFYIVNFVAAGGVLGSYYLLQSSGEIWNGIWYSSTGGLEFQLKIGSFFSFAVLFVVLWWFKKVQLAKRRQQQTADYIRHVEVRIGDSIVACEGLIDTGNQLTCPLSRMPVMVMEASLWQEHLPGEWGAKLAAGEADNLILELGEDESFPWRDRLRLVPYRGINKGSQFMLALKPDEVILSLQGTQITTKRVLVGLDGGRLSSEGSYQAIIHPALAEQQAEAMEPVRALSS, encoded by the coding sequence ATGGTGGTTTATATTGATTTGATCTTTATGACCAACCTGCTTATAGATGGCGCTCTGCTGCTGGTGACGGCTTGGATGCGCAGACAGCGGGTCAGGGTATGGAGGATCCTCTTTGCCTCGGTTCTGGGTGCCTTGTATGTGCTTATGATGTTTCTGCCCGAGCTGTCCTTTCTATTCACCTTTCTGACGAAGTTCATATTCTCGGTGGTGATGCTATGGATAGCGTTCGGATTTAGAAGTCTGCAAAACTATCTGCGCAATTTAGGTGCCTTTTATATCGTCAATTTTGTAGCGGCAGGCGGTGTTCTGGGGAGCTATTATTTACTTCAGAGCTCTGGGGAGATATGGAACGGGATTTGGTACTCCTCCACTGGGGGGCTTGAGTTTCAGTTGAAAATAGGATCATTTTTCTCATTTGCTGTCCTTTTTGTAGTGTTATGGTGGTTTAAAAAGGTCCAGCTGGCTAAGCGCCGGCAACAGCAGACGGCTGATTACATCAGGCATGTAGAGGTCCGGATCGGGGACTCTATCGTAGCCTGTGAAGGCTTGATCGATACGGGGAACCAGCTGACTTGTCCGCTGTCGCGTATGCCAGTCATGGTAATGGAAGCCTCCCTCTGGCAGGAGCATCTTCCTGGCGAGTGGGGAGCCAAACTTGCCGCAGGAGAGGCGGACAACCTTATTCTGGAGCTTGGGGAAGACGAATCTTTTCCATGGAGAGATCGTCTGCGTTTGGTACCTTACCGGGGAATCAACAAAGGCTCGCAATTCATGCTCGCCTTAAAGCCGGACGAGGTCATTCTTAGTCTACAAGGAACACAAATTACGACCAAGCGGGTGCTGGTCGGCCTCGATGGCGGCCGTCTATCATCAGAGGGGAGTTACCAGGCTATCATTCATCCGGCTCTTGCGGAACAGCAGGCCGAGGCAATGGAGCCTGTACGGGCTCTATCATCATAG